From one Neofelis nebulosa isolate mNeoNeb1 chromosome 4, mNeoNeb1.pri, whole genome shotgun sequence genomic stretch:
- the LOC131508421 gene encoding large ribosomal subunit protein eL30-like has product MVAARKTKKSLELINSRQPLITKSGKHMLGFKQTLKMIRHGKVKLVILANYCPSLRKFETEYYAMLAKTSVHHYRGNNTESGTARGKYYRVCTPAITDPYDSDISLEACHN; this is encoded by the coding sequence ATGGTGGCCGCTAGGAAGACAAAAAAGTCACTGGAGTTGATCAACTCTAGGCAGCCACTCATTACAAAAAGTGGAAAGCACATGCTGGGATTCAAGCAGACTCTGAAAATGATCAGACATGGCAAAGTGAAACTGGTCATCCTTGCCAACTACTGCCCATCCTTGAGGAAATTTGAAACAGAATACTATGCCATGTTGGCCAAAACTAGTGTCCATCACTACAGGGGCAATAACACCGAATCGGGAACAGCACGTGGGAAATACTACAGAGTGTGTACTCCAGCTATCACTGATCCATATGATTCTGACATCTCATTAGAAGCATGTCATAACTGA